The following proteins come from a genomic window of Pseudomonas putida:
- a CDS encoding NADP-dependent oxidoreductase, whose amino-acid sequence MKAIQVAEYGQVERLELIELEELVPNDDQVLIDVSGSGINPIDWKILSGAMKQFIPMSFPYTPGVEVAGTIAAVGKNIHEYAVGDEVFGFIGIVGGYATQALATPDRLAHKPDGLSLVHAGGIPAAALTAWQALHEQAEIQPGQTVLIHGAAGGVGSFAVQLARLAGAHVVATGSTRNRDYLQSLGAHQFIDYTAQQFENLVSDVDIVIDLIGGETQDRSWTVIKRGGALVSPVSTPNVQKAFEYGVVGKNFATRSDGRQLAEIAKLFAEKKLHAEVEVVPLSNAAEALMLSRGGHTRGKLVFDVNR is encoded by the coding sequence ATGAAAGCTATACAAGTGGCAGAGTACGGTCAGGTTGAGCGGCTTGAGCTGATAGAGCTTGAAGAGCTGGTGCCCAACGATGACCAGGTTCTGATTGACGTTTCCGGGAGCGGAATCAATCCGATCGACTGGAAGATTCTCTCGGGGGCCATGAAGCAGTTCATCCCAATGTCCTTCCCCTACACGCCGGGTGTCGAGGTTGCTGGCACCATTGCAGCAGTTGGAAAGAATATTCATGAATACGCTGTGGGTGATGAGGTGTTCGGATTCATTGGAATAGTCGGTGGTTACGCCACTCAGGCTCTTGCAACGCCCGACAGGCTTGCGCACAAACCCGATGGGCTATCACTTGTTCACGCCGGTGGAATTCCTGCCGCAGCGCTTACTGCTTGGCAGGCGCTGCACGAACAAGCCGAAATCCAGCCAGGCCAGACTGTTTTGATTCACGGTGCCGCAGGCGGGGTGGGTAGTTTCGCGGTCCAGTTAGCACGGCTGGCCGGCGCTCATGTAGTGGCAACGGGCTCGACCAGAAACCGAGACTACCTCCAATCACTCGGCGCCCATCAGTTCATTGATTACACCGCACAACAGTTCGAGAACCTCGTCAGCGATGTCGATATCGTCATTGATCTGATCGGCGGAGAAACTCAGGATCGCTCCTGGACGGTGATCAAACGCGGTGGGGCATTAGTCTCGCCTGTCAGCACGCCCAACGTGCAGAAAGCTTTTGAGTACGGCGTAGTGGGCAAAAACTTCGCAACCCGGTCGGACGGGCGCCAGTTAGCGGAGATAGCGAAATTGTTTGCTGAGAAGAAGCTCCACGCCGAGGTTGAGGTCGTTCCGCTTTCCAACGCGGCTGAGGCTTTGATGCTAAGCCGGGGAGGACATACTCGCGGCAAACTGGTGTTCGATGTGAATCGGTGA
- a CDS encoding aminotransferase class V-fold PLP-dependent enzyme, whose protein sequence is MSTLYPSIDPEGLVEYSVVYTDRSLNHMSQAFQGVMKNISRTLKQVYNAQAVAVVPGSGTFGMEAVARQFATGQQCLVIRNGWFSYRWSQILDMGNIPAATTVLKARPIDTGRQAAYAPPPLDEVLAAIKAQKPQMVFAPHVETSSGIILPDEYVRAVGDAVHEVGGLFVLDCIASGTLWVDMQKCAVDLLISAPQKGWSASPCCALVMFSALALERMEQTRSSSFACDLKKWLQIMQAYEQGGHAYHATMPSDSLARFNDVMNEMQAYGFDKVRGEQQALGDRVRTMLTRKGIKSVAAAGFQAPGVVVSYTDDAGIKTGKKFADHGLQIAAGVPLQCDEPADFQTFRIGLFGLEKLHNIERTVSTLEQAINEVMAT, encoded by the coding sequence ATGTCTACGCTTTATCCCAGTATTGATCCTGAGGGGCTGGTCGAGTACTCGGTGGTCTACACCGACCGCTCGCTCAATCACATGTCACAGGCATTTCAAGGCGTGATGAAAAACATTTCCAGGACCCTGAAACAGGTCTACAACGCCCAGGCTGTTGCGGTGGTACCAGGGAGCGGCACATTCGGCATGGAAGCGGTGGCACGGCAGTTTGCCACCGGCCAGCAATGCTTGGTGATACGCAACGGCTGGTTCAGTTATCGCTGGAGCCAGATCCTTGATATGGGCAACATTCCGGCAGCCACAACGGTGCTGAAAGCCCGACCGATAGACACGGGTCGCCAAGCGGCTTACGCCCCACCCCCTCTTGACGAAGTCCTGGCAGCCATCAAGGCGCAGAAGCCGCAGATGGTCTTCGCCCCCCACGTTGAAACCTCATCGGGGATTATCCTGCCCGACGAATACGTCCGGGCCGTCGGCGACGCCGTGCATGAAGTGGGTGGCTTGTTCGTGCTGGACTGCATCGCCTCCGGCACGCTTTGGGTTGATATGCAGAAATGTGCAGTGGACTTGCTGATCAGCGCACCGCAGAAAGGCTGGAGCGCCTCCCCTTGCTGTGCCCTGGTGATGTTCAGCGCGTTGGCACTGGAGCGCATGGAGCAGACGCGTAGCAGCAGCTTTGCCTGCGACCTGAAAAAGTGGCTTCAGATCATGCAGGCCTACGAACAGGGCGGGCATGCCTACCATGCGACCATGCCCAGCGACTCGCTCGCGCGATTCAACGACGTGATGAACGAGATGCAGGCCTACGGTTTCGATAAGGTCCGCGGCGAACAACAGGCTCTGGGCGATCGGGTACGCACCATGTTGACCCGCAAAGGCATCAAAAGCGTGGCTGCTGCCGGTTTTCAGGCCCCTGGCGTAGTGGTGAGCTACACCGACGATGCGGGTATCAAGACCGGTAAGAAATTTGCCGACCACGGCCTACAGATCGCCGCCGGGGTACCGTTGCAATGCGACGAGCCCGCCGATTTCCAGACCTTCCGCATCGGTCTGTTCGGGCTCGAAAAACTACACAATATCGAGCGCACGGTCAGCACCCTCGAGCAGGCGATCAACGAAGTGATGGCGACCTAA
- a CDS encoding AraC family transcriptional regulator — protein sequence MAVDDRDEELTRLRAELASTMHRYAPTYGVFQTGIAPLHFIRSDTPTDVIHTVHKPGLCIVVQGRKQVQLWEESYVYDPLNYLVVSVTLPLAGQVTEASSEQPYFCIRLDIDPAEIAQLIADVSPVGVPSQHPHRGLYLDKIDSSLLDAMLRLVRLLDVPSDIPTLAPLALREIFYRLLKGQQGQRLHEIAITDSQTHRVTRAIEWLNNNYAQPLHIDELASYVNLSNSTLHHRFKAVTAMSPLQYQKQLRLQHARRLMISEGLDVSTAGFNVGYESLSQFSREYSRMFGAPPSRDIAKLRSLG from the coding sequence ATGGCAGTGGATGATAGGGACGAAGAGCTGACGCGTCTGAGGGCCGAGCTGGCATCAACCATGCATCGTTATGCTCCCACCTATGGCGTGTTTCAGACGGGAATTGCTCCGCTGCATTTCATACGCAGTGATACTCCAACCGACGTGATCCATACTGTCCATAAGCCGGGGCTATGCATCGTTGTGCAGGGCCGTAAACAGGTGCAGTTGTGGGAAGAAAGCTATGTCTACGACCCTTTGAACTATCTGGTCGTCTCGGTAACCCTGCCTCTAGCGGGTCAAGTGACAGAGGCATCCTCAGAACAGCCCTATTTCTGCATCCGCCTGGATATCGATCCGGCAGAAATCGCTCAGCTGATCGCAGACGTCAGCCCTGTCGGCGTGCCGAGCCAACACCCCCACCGAGGGCTATATCTGGATAAGATCGATAGCTCCTTGCTCGATGCAATGCTGCGATTGGTACGTCTGTTGGATGTGCCATCGGATATCCCAACGTTGGCGCCGCTAGCACTAAGAGAAATTTTCTACCGACTGCTCAAAGGCCAGCAGGGTCAGCGTTTACATGAGATAGCCATAACCGATAGCCAGACCCATCGCGTCACTCGGGCCATTGAATGGCTGAACAACAATTATGCACAGCCGTTGCACATTGATGAGCTAGCGAGCTATGTCAATCTGAGTAACTCGACGCTTCACCATCGATTCAAGGCTGTCACCGCAATGAGTCCTTTGCAGTATCAAAAACAACTTCGCCTGCAGCATGCACGCAGGTTGATGATCTCAGAGGGTCTGGATGTATCTACAGCCGGGTTCAATGTGGGCTATGAAAGTCTCTCACAGTTCAGCCGTGAATACAGCCGGATGTTTGGGGCCCCACCGAGCCGAGATATCGCGAAGCTTCGCTCTCTCGGGTAA
- a CDS encoding nucleobase:cation symporter-2 family protein → MTPSVHPVDQRLPLIQTAVLGFQHVLVMYSACIIVPLILGAALKLPKDQLTLIINADLFAAGLATLLQCAGNRFFGIQLPIMMGVTFASVTPMIAIAVTPGLGLPGVYGAIIASGLFGFLFAPVMGRLLRYFPPVVTGTVLLVIGISLMRVGIDWSAGGQPTLADGGPNPDYGNPVYLAISLAQLLLILGLNRFAKGFIANIAVLLGVLVGFVIAFIRGDIVLDGIAQTPWFSTITPFAFGLPTFDAVAVISMCMVMLVTMVESTGMFLALGSMVDRPTSRQRLVRGLRADGMGAIVGGVFNAFPYTSFSQNIGLVTMTGVKSRYVCIAGALILIALGLFPKLAYVVASTPQYVLGAAGMVMFGMVTLMGVRILSTVDFEQSRYNLLIAATSVGIGMIPMVSPLYFHHLPQWSRVFTESGIILSVLTALILNLVFNGPTKTDEAQASAARNAVLGES, encoded by the coding sequence ATGACCCCTAGCGTGCACCCGGTAGATCAGCGCTTACCGCTGATACAAACTGCAGTACTTGGCTTTCAGCATGTGCTGGTGATGTATTCGGCCTGCATTATTGTGCCGCTGATCCTCGGCGCTGCACTGAAACTTCCCAAGGACCAGTTGACCCTGATCATAAATGCCGATCTTTTTGCGGCGGGCCTGGCGACGCTCTTGCAGTGCGCGGGCAACCGTTTTTTCGGCATTCAACTGCCCATCATGATGGGCGTGACCTTCGCTTCGGTCACGCCGATGATTGCCATCGCCGTGACCCCCGGCCTCGGCCTGCCGGGCGTGTATGGTGCGATTATCGCGTCGGGTCTGTTTGGTTTTTTGTTCGCCCCGGTGATGGGGCGGCTGCTGCGCTATTTTCCGCCGGTGGTGACGGGGACTGTGTTGCTGGTGATCGGCATCAGCCTGATGCGCGTTGGCATCGACTGGTCAGCCGGCGGACAACCAACGCTGGCTGATGGCGGGCCCAATCCGGATTACGGAAACCCGGTCTACCTGGCTATCTCGCTGGCTCAGTTACTGTTGATTCTAGGGCTCAACCGATTCGCTAAAGGCTTTATTGCCAATATCGCAGTGTTGCTGGGTGTATTGGTCGGTTTTGTGATTGCCTTCATTCGCGGGGATATCGTCCTTGATGGCATCGCTCAAACGCCTTGGTTCTCCACCATCACGCCCTTTGCGTTTGGCCTGCCGACGTTCGACGCCGTGGCCGTGATCTCAATGTGCATGGTGATGTTGGTGACCATGGTCGAGTCGACGGGGATGTTCCTGGCATTGGGAAGCATGGTCGACCGGCCGACCAGCCGCCAGCGCCTGGTGCGCGGACTTCGTGCCGATGGTATGGGCGCCATTGTCGGCGGCGTATTCAATGCGTTTCCCTACACGTCGTTTTCGCAGAACATCGGCCTGGTCACCATGACCGGGGTCAAGAGTCGCTATGTGTGCATAGCCGGTGCGCTGATCCTCATCGCCCTCGGGCTCTTTCCAAAACTGGCGTATGTGGTGGCGTCGACACCGCAATATGTGCTCGGCGCCGCCGGCATGGTGATGTTCGGCATGGTTACGCTCATGGGGGTGCGCATCCTGTCTACGGTTGACTTCGAGCAGTCGCGCTACAACTTGCTGATCGCCGCCACCAGCGTTGGCATTGGCATGATCCCGATGGTTTCCCCGCTGTATTTCCACCACCTTCCCCAATGGAGTCGGGTGTTCACCGAAAGCGGGATCATTCTCAGTGTGCTCACTGCACTGATCCTCAACCTGGTGTTCAACGGACCTACCAAAACAGATGAAGCGCAGGCCAGTGCGGCGCGTAACGCGGTACTTGGCGAAAGCTGA
- a CDS encoding YeeE/YedE family protein: MSIDWINFTPWTALGGGALIGLAASLFILANGRIAGISGLLAGLLQWGSEGWGEKALFLLGLLVAPLVWGLFAVLPEIEIDTSWPALVIAGLLVGLGTRYGSGCTSGHGVCGVSRLSSRSLVATVCFMASGFATVYVIRHVLGA; encoded by the coding sequence ATGAGCATTGATTGGATCAACTTCACACCCTGGACTGCCTTGGGGGGAGGAGCCTTGATCGGGCTGGCCGCCAGCCTGTTCATTCTGGCCAATGGTCGCATCGCCGGCATCAGCGGCCTGCTTGCAGGCTTGCTGCAATGGGGCAGTGAGGGCTGGGGCGAAAAAGCGCTGTTTCTTCTCGGCCTGCTGGTCGCGCCATTGGTGTGGGGGCTGTTCGCCGTGCTGCCGGAAATCGAGATCGACACCTCGTGGCCGGCGCTGGTGATTGCCGGGCTGCTGGTTGGCCTGGGGACACGGTACGGCTCGGGTTGTACCAGTGGCCACGGCGTGTGTGGAGTCTCGCGCTTGTCATCCCGTTCCCTCGTGGCCACGGTGTGCTTCATGGCCAGCGGTTTTGCGACCGTGTACGTCATCCGCCATGTGCTGGGGGCCTGA
- a CDS encoding sensor domain-containing diguanylate cyclase — protein sequence MPACPLPTDEAARQRTLDEMHLLDTPAEHYLDTLVRLTQQLAHVDTVLISLIDQERQWFKARIGLAASETPRNVSFCGYAILGEDTLLVPDATRDPRFVDNPLVLSAPYIRFYAGHPLRAGNGKAIGTLCMLDPRPRTLNETQQANFKDLATLAEGYLQLRGLIQSNRDLRLEMDREQRKAMLDPLTQLWNRNGLTAFQDHERRRAAQSSQRLGAIYADLDHFKSINDRYGHASGDQVLCECARRLRAALRPDDLVVRQGGEEFVALVMVNDSEELKGIAERVRQMIGSEPVQLSTGPLRVSLSIGCTLLNDDEHLDQALERADTGLYSAKQNGRDRVVYVQSVA from the coding sequence ATGCCAGCTTGCCCCCTACCCACCGACGAAGCAGCTCGCCAGCGCACCCTGGATGAGATGCACCTGCTCGATACGCCGGCCGAGCATTACCTCGACACCCTGGTACGGCTTACCCAGCAACTGGCACACGTGGACACGGTGCTGATCAGCCTGATCGACCAAGAGCGCCAGTGGTTCAAGGCACGTATCGGGCTGGCGGCCAGCGAGACGCCGCGCAACGTTTCTTTCTGTGGCTACGCCATCCTTGGGGAGGACACATTGTTGGTGCCCGATGCCACGCGTGACCCGCGTTTCGTCGACAACCCGCTGGTACTCAGCGCCCCCTATATCCGCTTTTACGCAGGGCACCCCCTGCGCGCGGGGAATGGCAAGGCCATAGGGACATTGTGCATGCTCGACCCCCGCCCGCGCACGCTGAACGAAACGCAGCAAGCGAACTTCAAGGACCTGGCCACGCTTGCAGAGGGTTACCTGCAGCTGCGTGGCCTGATCCAGAGTAACCGTGACTTGCGCCTGGAAATGGACCGAGAGCAGCGCAAGGCCATGCTTGATCCGTTGACGCAGTTGTGGAACCGCAACGGTCTGACAGCGTTTCAGGACCACGAGCGGCGCCGGGCAGCACAGAGCAGCCAGCGCCTGGGGGCGATCTATGCGGACCTTGACCATTTCAAAAGCATCAACGACAGGTATGGCCATGCCAGCGGCGATCAGGTGCTCTGCGAATGCGCCCGCCGCCTGCGCGCAGCCTTGCGCCCGGACGATCTCGTGGTGCGCCAGGGCGGTGAGGAATTCGTCGCTCTGGTCATGGTCAACGACAGCGAAGAGCTCAAGGGTATTGCCGAGCGGGTACGGCAGATGATCGGCAGCGAGCCGGTACAACTTTCCACCGGCCCGCTACGGGTCAGCCTGAGCATCGGCTGCACGCTGCTCAACGATGACGAACACCTCGACCAGGCGCTGGAACGCGCCGACACCGGGCTCTACAGCGCCAAGCAGAATGGGCGGGACCGGGTGGTTTACGTGCAATCGGTAGCCTGA
- a CDS encoding CAP domain-containing protein translates to MPLLSLFVSPAHASGERQLVGAINDYRAQPQRCERHLVQISTPLALKSKLALPVGYGGGLREELKAVGYQAVKVRAIRLVGARDAEEAFDMLRSDYCAALLDSQFADIGISRDRNVWRVVLARPLLDAQLGNGQSVSKALLAQANAARAKPRWCGRQRFAAARPLAWNTALGAAAQRHSRAMANANFFAHRDPNGDLPADRARDAGYRGRQIGENIAAGQGAASKAMAGWLASPGHCANLMNPMFTHVGAAFAANSRSDEGVYWTMLFGAP, encoded by the coding sequence ATGCCTTTGCTCTCCTTGTTCGTCAGCCCCGCCCATGCCAGCGGGGAGCGGCAACTGGTAGGAGCCATCAACGACTACCGTGCCCAGCCACAGCGCTGTGAGAGACACCTGGTTCAGATATCGACGCCGCTGGCGTTAAAGTCGAAGCTGGCGTTGCCGGTCGGTTACGGCGGTGGTTTGCGGGAAGAGTTGAAGGCTGTCGGCTACCAGGCGGTGAAGGTGCGAGCCATCCGTCTGGTCGGTGCCCGAGATGCCGAGGAGGCCTTTGACATGCTACGCAGCGATTACTGTGCTGCCTTGCTCGATAGTCAATTTGCCGATATTGGTATCAGTCGCGACCGGAACGTGTGGCGGGTAGTGTTGGCGCGTCCCTTGCTCGATGCCCAGCTCGGCAATGGGCAATCCGTTAGCAAAGCGTTGCTGGCACAGGCCAACGCAGCACGGGCGAAGCCGCGCTGGTGTGGCCGCCAGCGCTTCGCCGCTGCACGTCCGTTGGCCTGGAATACCGCTCTGGGCGCGGCGGCGCAGAGACACAGTCGTGCGATGGCCAACGCCAATTTCTTCGCGCACCGTGACCCTAACGGCGATCTACCGGCAGATCGAGCGCGCGATGCCGGGTACCGTGGCCGCCAGATCGGCGAGAACATTGCCGCCGGGCAGGGGGCTGCAAGCAAGGCGATGGCAGGCTGGCTCGCCAGCCCCGGGCATTGCGCCAACCTGATGAACCCGATGTTTACCCATGTAGGTGCTGCTTTTGCCGCGAACTCGCGTAGCGATGAGGGTGTGTACTGGACGATGCTGTTCGGCGCGCCTTGA
- a CDS encoding DoxX family protein: protein MPHAATISSSVSHPSAATAGAAALVGRVFLSAIFILSGVSKVSAPAMMIGYISSVGLPFPSLALTLAILVEIAGGVALIAGYKTRVVAAVLALFSVLTAVIFHSALADQNQFIHFFKNIAMAGGLLQIVAYGAGRFSLDARRQ from the coding sequence ATGCCTCACGCCGCCACCATTTCAAGCTCAGTCTCTCATCCTTCGGCTGCAACAGCTGGTGCCGCCGCACTAGTAGGACGCGTTTTTCTGAGCGCGATCTTCATCCTCTCAGGCGTATCCAAGGTAAGCGCGCCGGCCATGATGATCGGCTACATCAGTTCAGTTGGTCTGCCGTTTCCTTCCTTAGCGCTGACGCTTGCCATCCTTGTGGAAATAGCCGGCGGTGTCGCTCTGATCGCCGGCTATAAAACCCGTGTTGTCGCAGCAGTTTTGGCGCTTTTCAGTGTCCTCACTGCGGTGATCTTCCACAGTGCTCTGGCCGATCAAAATCAATTCATTCACTTCTTCAAGAACATCGCGATGGCCGGCGGTTTGTTGCAGATCGTGGCCTACGGCGCGGGCCGCTTCAGCTTGGACGCGCGTCGCCAGTAA
- a CDS encoding LysR family transcriptional regulator — protein MRLSLEQLAAFSAVVSERSFSAAARKLGKSQSAVSISVGNLEIDLGITLFDRSQRYPQLTNEGRALLRDAEAILGQCCNMESRASSLAQALETELVISIDEAIPYQSLAPVLEEFSRRFPHVDLTVLHPCGQDVLTMIEDKKLLLAMMCTRTHYPRNLQFIRLGSITFSNVVGRQHPLVAMPTVSFNQLSNYRQLIYLPFQDRLPTSEYLNSPNHWRVESYLTLMGMLRAGMGWATVPRQLIQALGPNGEFVELQLEAYPYTDWTVGVDLVWSSGLRLGKAGTWLREALGRTPIAT, from the coding sequence ATGAGGTTGTCTCTTGAACAACTGGCCGCTTTTTCTGCGGTCGTCAGTGAGCGCTCTTTTTCGGCCGCAGCACGCAAATTGGGCAAGTCGCAATCCGCTGTGAGCATTTCCGTTGGCAACCTGGAAATCGATCTGGGAATTACCCTGTTTGATCGCAGTCAGCGCTATCCACAACTCACCAATGAAGGCCGGGCCTTGTTGCGTGACGCCGAGGCCATTCTGGGCCAGTGCTGCAACATGGAAAGTCGCGCGAGCAGCCTGGCGCAGGCGTTGGAGACTGAGCTGGTGATCAGCATCGACGAGGCGATTCCCTATCAGTCCCTTGCACCTGTTCTAGAGGAGTTTTCCCGCCGCTTCCCCCATGTCGACCTTACTGTGTTGCATCCTTGCGGGCAGGATGTACTGACAATGATCGAAGACAAAAAACTATTGCTTGCCATGATGTGTACCCGCACTCATTACCCGCGAAATCTGCAATTCATACGCCTTGGCAGCATCACGTTCAGCAACGTCGTCGGCCGCCAACACCCTCTGGTCGCAATGCCCACCGTCAGCTTCAATCAATTAAGCAACTACCGACAGTTGATCTACCTCCCCTTCCAGGACCGCTTGCCCACCAGTGAATACCTGAATTCACCCAACCATTGGCGTGTAGAAAGCTATTTGACCTTGATGGGCATGCTGCGCGCAGGCATGGGATGGGCCACAGTGCCCAGGCAACTGATACAAGCGCTGGGTCCCAATGGGGAGTTTGTGGAACTGCAGCTGGAAGCTTACCCGTACACCGATTGGACGGTAGGCGTCGACCTTGTCTGGTCGTCAGGCTTACGTTTGGGCAAAGCGGGTACCTGGCTGCGTGAGGCGCTGGGGCGAACGCCGATAGCTACATAA
- a CDS encoding amidohydrolase family protein, which translates to MMISELLRADVVLTMDAFNTVIEDGAVLICDGVIADVGPATELLTRYPEAKVRRLTDRLLMPGLVNTHCHSGILRGTAEGLPVWDWLQQYIDPMHRVLLPSEARLASMLCYSEALLSGTTTIVDMWRYMHGSAEAANELGIRAVLVPYVAEHPDHDYFETLESNETLIERWHGAANGRINVWVGLEHLFYAVPKAWQRIADICKANDVGFHTHSNESRFDVEETLRRHGIRPVQALEKFGLLNARKVLLAHCVWVDDAEIALMAERKVGVAHNPVSNMKLASGAAPVEKMLAAGVAVGLGTDGEKENNNLDMFEEMKVSSLLAKFVSLNAAALDAWSVCRMATIDGARALGMDKQIGSLEKGKAADIIAVRIDTPRMTPLITQGPLANLHHNLVHAVQGGDVDMTMVAGRVLVENGHLKNAELDVLITEVNVTAPALFARRKAWLEQTGVSVNELQRVAAS; encoded by the coding sequence ATGATGATCAGTGAACTCCTGAGGGCTGACGTGGTGCTTACCATGGACGCCTTTAACACCGTCATTGAGGATGGCGCCGTATTGATTTGCGACGGCGTGATTGCCGACGTCGGCCCTGCAACTGAGTTGCTCACGCGGTATCCCGAAGCCAAGGTCCGGCGCCTGACCGATCGGCTGCTGATGCCCGGGCTGGTCAACACCCACTGCCATTCCGGCATCCTTCGCGGCACGGCGGAAGGTTTGCCGGTATGGGACTGGCTGCAGCAGTATATTGACCCCATGCACCGCGTTCTGCTGCCCAGCGAAGCACGCCTGGCTTCCATGCTCTGCTATAGCGAAGCGCTGTTGTCCGGCACCACGACTATTGTGGACATGTGGCGGTACATGCACGGTAGCGCCGAAGCGGCCAATGAGCTCGGCATCCGGGCGGTGCTCGTGCCATACGTAGCAGAGCACCCGGACCATGACTACTTCGAGACGTTGGAGAGTAATGAAACCTTGATCGAGCGCTGGCATGGTGCAGCCAATGGCCGCATCAATGTCTGGGTCGGCTTGGAGCACCTGTTCTATGCAGTGCCCAAGGCCTGGCAACGAATTGCTGACATCTGCAAAGCCAATGACGTCGGATTCCACACCCACAGCAACGAAAGCCGCTTCGATGTTGAAGAAACCCTTCGCCGCCATGGCATCAGGCCCGTCCAGGCTTTGGAAAAGTTTGGCCTGCTCAATGCCAGGAAGGTGTTGCTCGCTCACTGTGTCTGGGTGGACGATGCCGAAATTGCCTTGATGGCCGAGCGCAAAGTCGGAGTGGCACACAACCCGGTCAGCAATATGAAACTGGCCTCGGGTGCCGCACCGGTGGAAAAAATGCTGGCGGCCGGCGTCGCGGTCGGTTTGGGGACCGATGGCGAGAAAGAAAACAACAACCTGGACATGTTCGAGGAAATGAAAGTGTCATCGCTGTTGGCCAAGTTCGTCAGCCTCAATGCTGCTGCCCTCGACGCATGGTCGGTTTGCCGCATGGCGACCATTGACGGCGCCCGCGCGCTGGGTATGGACAAGCAGATAGGCTCCCTGGAAAAAGGCAAGGCAGCGGACATCATCGCGGTGCGCATTGATACGCCAAGAATGACACCGTTGATCACCCAAGGACCGCTGGCCAATCTTCATCACAACCTCGTCCATGCGGTCCAGGGTGGGGATGTCGACATGACCATGGTGGCCGGGCGGGTACTGGTCGAAAACGGGCACTTGAAAAATGCCGAGCTGGATGTGTTGATCACAGAGGTCAACGTCACCGCGCCTGCATTGTTTGCCCGACGTAAAGCCTGGCTCGAGCAAACTGGCGTATCGGTCAATGAGCTCCAGCGCGTAGCGGCTTCATAA
- a CDS encoding DUF6691 family protein yields MSKLTAFFAGLIFGLGLLLAGMANPAKVLAFLDVTGAWDPSLALVMAGAIAVAAAPLNWAGKHKRSLLGAPMQLPVKRELDARLIGGSLVFGIGWGIAGICPGPAVAISLTGHWQVLVFVLAMLAGMYAFTVLQRRTS; encoded by the coding sequence ATGAGCAAGTTGACAGCTTTTTTCGCCGGGTTGATCTTTGGTCTGGGCCTGCTTTTGGCAGGCATGGCGAACCCCGCCAAAGTGTTGGCTTTTCTTGATGTGACCGGGGCTTGGGATCCGTCACTCGCACTGGTGATGGCCGGGGCCATCGCGGTGGCGGCTGCACCGCTGAACTGGGCAGGCAAACACAAGCGGTCGTTGCTTGGCGCCCCCATGCAGTTACCTGTGAAAAGGGAGCTGGACGCCCGCCTGATCGGTGGCAGCCTGGTGTTTGGCATAGGCTGGGGCATTGCCGGCATCTGCCCGGGGCCTGCTGTCGCCATCTCGCTTACCGGGCACTGGCAGGTACTGGTATTCGTATTGGCCATGCTGGCGGGGATGTATGCGTTCACTGTGCTGCAGAGGCGTACGTCTTGA